tccctattcggttcatcctggtggtgataagatgtataaggatctgaagctaaagttttggtggccgggtatgaagaaagagatcgccgagtttgtgagtcgttgcttggtttgtcagaaggtcaagttcgaacatcagagacctgatggtctactgcaacctttggagattcccacatggaaatgggattcgatttcgatggacttcgttatgggtttgccgaggtcgTCGAGGGGAATGAATGtgatttgggtcgtggttgatcgattgactaaggtcgcgcatttcattccgatgaaggagacttggagtctcgaggaactagcgaatgcttatcaacgagagatcattcgtcttcatggggttcctaaggatatcatctccgaccgtgatccgaggttttgttctcagttttggaagaagcttcagttggctttgggcagtgagcttaagatgagtacggcttttcatgctgcaactgatggtcagactgagcgtacAATTCAGACGctcgaggatatgttgcgagcttgcgCTTTGGAGTTTCACGTTtgttgggagaagagtttaccgcttgtggagttctcctacaacaacagttaccaagctagtattcagatggctccgtttgaggcactttatggaaggacgtgtcgtagtcctttgtgttgggacgattctagtgaggctgtcgttcTTGGCCCAGAGTTTGTTCAagaatcgattgagcaagtgaggttgatccgcgagaagcttaaggcagccgaggatcgacagaagacgtatgcagactCGCGGCGTAagccgattgagtttgaggttggcgacaaggtttttcttaaggtttcgccgatgaaaggtgttaagaggtttgggcttaagggcaagcttagtcctaagtacattggaccgtatgaggtgctcgagagagttggcgaggtagcctataggttggctttacctccgaacTTGTCGAAGGTTCATGATGTtttccatgtgtcgcagttgcgtcgttatcgcggtgatccttctcatgttcttCAGGCTGATGTTGTCGAGGTTGAacctaacctgacttatgaggaacgtcctattcgcattttggaacgtcaggagaagaggttaaggaataaggttgtacctttggttcgggttctgtggagGAGTCAAAAGTTTGAGCaggagacttgggaaaccgaagcgtctatgcgagagaagcatccacatcttttcgagtgaggtagttctcttatcaagtttcgaggacgaaacttctttttagggggttggattgtaacacccctaatttccataatataattctttaattttattttcccttattttatattttatttttccgggaaaatatccgtctcgtcttttgggctcgttgggctcgaaaaacggtgAAGACCCGTTTCTCtcttgggtctcacgtgattcttagtgttgatgggtgagttttgggcctaaacctagaataaacccatgagcttctctataaatatgaagggaaaccaaacccttgctcttcttttctcataatctcacaaaaccctaaacctaattctctcctcctctcttcctcctcgtgccgcgcgccaccctgcctagggtttcgtgccatcctcttttcttcttcgttcttcgtcgttctttcgtgcttagatcgatcctacttcttggatttatctatcttcttcgtaagttttatgttttcgcatagttttatagtttttatagtttatatatatatatggttagtatatttattagattcgttatccttggcacgtggatgatttcaataaaggcgtggaagttgctcctggagaggacgtttacatcgttgaagacgatctttagggttatttgcttaataaggtaactaggtgttttcttttaattgtgtttatgccaattgatgtaattcatatgatttaatgaatgtttgtatgattagtacatgtttgattgtttattatcatgttaattatgttttcacatgtttgtatatgttttaatgtattaattatatatcgtatgttggttatgtgtttattatgggtgtcatgagcgtaattagggtttccgaatcaaaccctagtggcggcatgataggcggccaagggtgctctccaaagttatagctaaagctagtataacattgatgatgattcatgagttatagctaaagttaatacaactttgggtagttactctagttatggctggaccTACTGTAACATTGAGgtgcgagtcaaggttatagctgtaactaatgtaaccctgagatttatggctcaaggttatggttaatgctagtataactttgagtttcgtgtcaaggttatagttgaggtatgtataacttcaagttatatatactAAAGTTAtggtagaggttactataacctcgcatccagagtgtatgttatggttagggttactataacattgaatggttattgttaaagttatagctgaagttactataacattggttgcttatacttgtttcatatgttgtattgtgttcaacgtgttatgtccttgtgtttgtatatatatctttggttactcttgttcatatgataagtaggatggtcagttgtactatcctatgagttgagtcgtgatgttgttcacgcatgttagtacagtcagttatactgtgcattggtttgtttgctagtttgaatagatgacggtagtatcagttatatactatcggaatgaaccaacgctacccgttgatgcgggatttatttggtctgtgttcgggggtggccagaggcagtggttatacgctctgggtcccgagtgtcgttcggtttaccgagagtctggccaggtcttagacatataggcagtggttatacgctatacatagtaccgtgaaggcagtggttatacgctccacaccgatggaggcagtgatTATACACTCCGTCAGCTAGAGGcaatggttatacgctctggcaagttagaggcagtggttatacgctctaacgggcgttcgctctattcgctatgctttgttgctagctttatgccttctgttgctgtggattgtgtgtcaccatgtttgctatgcttcaatgctagctttgtgccttaggttgttgtAGGTCGTTTGTCTTTACTAATCTTGTAAgtattcatggtctagtggttgcatatggtctaggtttgcatgattgcattcgtctaaggtcgataagtcatggtaagctatgttgggtttttcatgagtatagatgatctcacatgtttactagttttacatttcatttgttaatgattattgattatattcaattgttgtaaacatgactgggagagcatcta
The Silene latifolia isolate original U9 population chromosome 11, ASM4854445v1, whole genome shotgun sequence genome window above contains:
- the LOC141613713 gene encoding uncharacterized protein LOC141613713, producing MNLLVPVLGHRGNSVLVKNTSKEAYTQGSWISEEDKYIIAKGYIWLNQVDNCKVEWYKTVWNRLNIPRPNFIMWLISQERLLTLDTLNKMGITIQVNCFLCGNNIETHKHLFQECCCVKECYEKLFDWLHIQNPGLVSAEARSLCYFPPAKLIQQVKACNRMRLMARKLGQIKQEDVSWCKHGERRLFHEEFRDKAPAGYSESSPIIIDSSDEDDDNDDDAYDRALSIYDSVLATEAEESAKNKFMKRPYVAPSSSQKKQKYEARPAPGHKAVDCPQKPKAETPKVEALKAGRVFVMSRAEVDANPDVRRWLELLKDYKIELLYHEGRAKDFDVGSDDGLRFHGRWCVPSCEVLKCKILKEAHSTPYSVHPGGDKMYKDLKLKFWWPGMKKEIAEFVSRCLVCQKVKFEHQRPDGLLQPLEIPTWKWDSISMDFVMGLPRSSRGMNVIWVVVDRLTKVAHFIPMKETWSLEELANAYQREIIRLHGVPKDIISDRDPRFCSQFWKKLQLALGSELKMSTAFHAATDGQTERTIQTLEDMLRACALEFHVCWEKSLPLVEFSYNNSYQASIQMAPFEALYGRTCRSPLCWDDSSEAVVLGPEFVQESIEQVRLIREKLKAAEDRQKTYADSRRKPIEFEVGDKVFLKVSPMKGVKRFGLKGKLSPKYIGPYEVLERVGEVAYRLALPPNLSKVHDVFHVSQLRRYRGDPSHVLQADVVEVEPNLTYEERPIRILERQEKRLRNKVVPLVRVLWRSQKFEQETWETEASMREKHPHLFE